From Triticum aestivum cultivar Chinese Spring chromosome 4A, IWGSC CS RefSeq v2.1, whole genome shotgun sequence, a single genomic window includes:
- the LOC123083893 gene encoding uncharacterized protein, which translates to MKKKLDTPLAASSQFSTPTHFTYLIPSTVSPPLSGKKPPPPSSVLLAVRAKESLGMLLLRQRLRHPHRRGQRQIQRRCRIYARAPVAASASVRPAAEEGEEQEQWRRSRQRRRRERSSARGADGGVAGDVWRATTQRSRAAAGRQRSDTGEKQEDQSNGSHWPMLANKHAPVEQFIGVVTSSYTQCGDGAGQSWVVAACKSLMKFRQSGRHLCW; encoded by the exons ATGAAGAAAAAATTGGACACGCCCCTCGCTGCCTCCTCTCAGTTCTCCACACCCACACACTTCACATACCTTATCCCTTCCACTGTCTCACCACCGCTCTCAGGGAAAAAGCCGCCGCCACCGTCCTCGGTGCTCCTGGCAGTTAGGGCGAAGGAGTCCCTAGGCATGCTGCTGCTGCGCCAACGCCTCCGGCATCCGCACCGTCGTGGGCAACGCCAAATACAACGCCGGTGCCGCATATACGCGCGCGCACCGGTTGCCGCCTCGGCCTCGGTGCGCCCGGccgcggaggagggggaggagcaggagcagtgGCGCAGGAGCCGACAACGTAGACGGAGGGAGAGGAGTAGCGCGAGGGGCGCAGACGGAGGGGTCGCCGGGGACGTTTGGCGTGCCACCACACAACGGTCCCGGGCCGCCGCGGGGAGGCAGAGAAGCGACACGGGAG AAAAGCAAGAGGATCAATCAAATGGATCACACTGGCCCATGTTGGCAAATAAGCATGCACCTGTGGAGCAGTTCATCGGCGTTGTGACGTCGTCGTACACGCAGTGCGGCGATGGCGCGGGACAGTCTTGGGTGGTGGCGGCATGTAAAAGCCTCATGAAGTTCAGACAATCTGGGCGACATCTTTGTTGGTGA